The Canis lupus familiaris isolate Mischka breed German Shepherd chromosome X, alternate assembly UU_Cfam_GSD_1.0, whole genome shotgun sequence genome has a segment encoding these proteins:
- the ZCCHC13 gene encoding zinc finger CCHC domain-containing protein 13, giving the protein MSSKECFRCGRSGHWARGCPRVGGSRGRGARGRGRGSPCSSTNLPDICYRCGKSGHHAKNCDLLEDICYNCGRSGHIAKDCIEPKREREQCCYTCGRPGHLARDCDRQEEQKCYSCGEYGHIQKDCTQVKCYRCGETGHVAINCSKTSEVNCYRCGESGHLARECPIEATA; this is encoded by the coding sequence ATGAGCAGTAAAGAATGTTTCAGGTGTGGACGCTCTGGCCACTGGGCCAGGGGATGCCCTAGAGTAGGAGGGAGTCGAGGGCGCGGAGCTAGAGGCCGTGGCAGAGGTTCTCCGTGCAGTTCCACCAACCTACCTGACATCTGTTACCGCTGTGGTAAGTCTGGTCATCATGCTAAGAATTGTGACCTTCTCGAGGACATCTGCTACAACTGTGGGAGAAGTGGCCACATCGCTAAAGACTGTATTGAgcctaaaagagagagagagcagtgctGTTACACTTGTGGCCGACCAGGCCATCTGGCTCGTGATTGTGACCGTCAGGAAGAGCAGAAGTGCTACTCTTGCGGTGAATATGGCCACATTCAGAAAGACTGCACCCAAGTTAAGTGTTACCGTTGTGGCGAGACAGGCCACGTGGCCATCAACTGCAGCAAAACGAGTGAAGTCAACTGTTACCGTTGTGGCGAGTCGGGACATCTGGCCCGGGAATGCCCCATTGAGGCCACCGCTTAA